TGTATTGTAGTCAGTAATCGTCAGTTTTTGCGTCAGCTAAGTTCTTTGTTCTATTCATTCGTAAAAATGGCTCTAAAAATCGTATTACTAGcgcttacattatttttagttccTATTTTAACGTATAAGCCAGTTGTATTAATTCATGGTGTTATGACGGGAGCCGCTAGCATGGAAATGATAAAGTTTCGAATAGAAGAGGTAAGTCTTTTTATGCCAAGTTCAATGCCTTTGCCTAATGACTGGCAATTATGACCTTTATTACGTTTCtctatgattaaaaaaattgcgGACGTTTGCCAGACTTTGCTTCTCactaaatgattattttaaagttacttaattttaatttataaattttcacaaGTTGCGTCTAGTTTGGACACTGTTTCTTTATCCTTAGGTTAACATTAGTCAACAAAGATTAATGATAGTGCATAATAAACAATATAGGTTTTGTAGTAATTTCATCTGCTGGTCAATTAACGTCAATTTGTTCTTAAATACTtactgaattttattgttaaacaaaactcATCAAAAGTTATATTAACAGGTAAAGAAACTTGCAACATGGTCAAAAATCCTATTAAGTGTCCGtctgtaaaatgtttattttgtttaagttaccaacatttttataattgtctGGCTCAATCTATAATACGAAATCAGTTATTAAGTACATGCAAAAGAGAtgtgcaataatattttatatatttttttttggtttctctTCTTTTCCCTACCCTGTTAAattcttatctatacttctatactaatgtataaagctgaagagtttatttgtttgtttgattgtttgaacgcgctaatctcaggaactactgatccaaattgaaacattatttttgtgttgaatagaccattaatcgaggaaggctttaggctataaactatcacgctgcgactaataggagcgttgatacaatgaaaaatgtgaaaaaaacagggcaggtgtaaatcttaacttatattttctacccacggggacaaagtcgcgggcaacagctagtttcagaTATAAGCTTCTATTATTaacctagtatttttttactaagcGTAAAGAGTAAGActcttttacttaaaaataaagaaatgcaaATTATATACGTAGGAACAGTTTGTATCCTGTAACTTTTTTCATAATgtcttttattacaaatatgacatgtaatcataatttattttatttaataacaaagttaTTACCTTGACAATGACTAATGCATTATGCAAAATGAATCAAcagtattgtttgtttgtaacaacAAGATGACATTGAATAttgatcaatattaattatgtcaTAAGCCAAATGAACGATTAGTAAGAACTTTAATGAGATAACCTATTGTTTGTTACAAAGGTTGTCTCAATACCTCGAAATTAACTATCATATTCATTAAGAAAAgttatacttacaaaaatacaaaatattttcatgttttggtACCATAGCTtacaattttgtacatttttctaGCACTTTTTCGagctaaaagttttaaaagttaaaaaatgatCTCTTGCCATGCAACATGAAAAATCGATCACATGCAAGCCAAACTCGCGACACTAAGCAAAAAACACTTTCCCTAAATTGAACATACAACAAATTAATGGCTGTGCAAATTATTGCTTAACATCTATTacgattttttaaacttaaatcaaaataaaatccttaGTAAAAGACTGTCATTTAAACCTTTCGTACTGAATCTTGAAAATCTTGAAtagattacttaaaataaatatgttaatttaacaatgaaatgttattaaacattCCAGAAACATCCAGGCACAATAGTATACAATGTGAACCGGTTTGAAAGCTGGTCCAGTCTGGAAACCATGTGGCACCAGGTGTTGGAGATCGGTATGGATGTGGCGAACATTTCCGCCAGCCATCCTGAAGGAATCAATCTTAtaggtacataaattatttttcttacattagacattataatatcatatttttacttattttaatctgTGTAAGTCCCTGTCCCTAATAGAGATGTAGAggatataaaaagtaaaatctatgaagtcgataattaaaaaatattggacaccGATTTCGGCATCTTTCTGACCAACGGAAATGAACaaagataaacttttttttaagtttaggaGAGGAAGTTTGTGCTGTAaagatttcgtaaaatttacacaaaatcgcATGAGTTCCATTCaccataattttatcaatttatgtttgcggggcaaaggaaaaaatacgtacctatccaataatatgtatttaactaCGATGCGAAACAAAATTGACATTTTCCCTATCGGCCTGCTGTTCATTCTTCATTCTTATGATTATAATCACatgtattttcaatttgtttcaatCTGCAATATAATCTTTCGACtgtaatattgatttattgttatacattatttgtttgtagcaaaaaaaactgtatactCAGACTTACTCAGTTgacaataaatttgtaaattccAGGATATTCCCAAGGAGGATTGATAGCGCGGGGTATAGTGGAGACATTCCCTAATGTGTCTGTTAGCACATTTATATCTCTCAGCTCACCACAGGCCGGACAATACGGAGGTTTGCATTATTAAACATCTACTTATTTTTACTGCATTTCATAATAATCATAacctttacattaaaaaaaatcgcctTGCGTATGTTTTATTGGATACATAAATACTGCTATACAATGaagcacaaaaataaaagaataatttgcgtaactttaagataaaataatagtgAAGGGTTGacctgataaaataataattttctttactttaaatcACGTCAAACGACCTAGATTCTTAATTCATTCTGAATCTTATTGTGAATTCAACTTGAACTTTATAAGtacgaaactaaaataattgaatatttgcaCATTTATAAATGAGTTAAACAAACTTCTTTCAACATTTTCCAGCCGGCTTCTTGCACCTAGTATTCCCCGGTCTCGTCAAAGACACGGTTTACGAGCTGTTCTACTCGCGAGTGGGTCAGCACACGTCCGTCGGTAACTACTGGAACGATCCCTACCATCAGACTCTGTATGAGACTTATAGTGTCTACCTACCGTACATCAATAATCATATTACGTGAGTACTTAGAAATACCTTATTGTTTTTAGTCACCGTTGGTTGTTCGCTTCTGGAAACAGGCCTTACTAAATTTGCGCCATAGCACCCCATTCTCCGCTATCTGCATCCAGCAGCCAGCGTTTAGTTTCGCTAGGCCTATATGTATCAGTAATAATTATTGGAATTATTTTCGTGAGGTGGACCTCGAGTTCATGATTAGACTCCAGTTGCGTCCTAAATTATTGGggttattaatttgtataagtAAACCGTCATGAACAATTTTTTCGAATTAATATGATTTGACGGCTTTTCATACATATAAAGTCGATTAAAATGGACATAATGACTTCTAGCCGTATATTTCttattgtatgtgtgtatgtcatTGAACTTTAAATACATAAAGATGTAAATCTATCTATTAATACACACACACGTGTTATAGTATTAGAAAGTAAGTGAGGTTAAAGTTCTTAGCTCAACGTAAACATTCTATTGGCAATTATAAGTGAACGTtacgtatatattattatatttatatgtataagtaatatAAACAATAGTATGTATAATATGctcaatttgtttttagtacctactttaatactgacacattattaagtaaataaacgatgcagtattattttatttttcttctacatAGGTTTTaagcaacttttttttttaagatttttttttttttgacaaaaagacTCATCAACCAACGTTGTAGAATTTTGGTTTAAGGAGACTATTCTTTTTTGCTTTGTGTTAGTAATCTGAATCACCCTTTCtgattaaaacaagaaaaagtgTGTTTTTCTTATAGGAgtggatttattttttattaccgcTGTCATCCGCGTCTTCTGAAACGACcaaaacaatatgaataaatattttttctttatgacTGTAATTAGCACTTTGataagttattatttgttttcataatatattacagccgattaatatttttaataacaacaaagaTTATGAAACCTCTCGCCTAATGATACTAAATTTCGGCAACTTTGTCAATCGGTTCCATGGTGTAACGGTTAGCACTCTGGACTCTGAATCCAGCGATCCGAGTTCAAATCTCGGTGGAACCTGATCTTTTGTTAAGTTTTCTGATATTGTTATTCCAATcagtttttgaattttttgataataatttatttttatttagttagttAATCAGCATATTTTCGTacctattaaaatttgattttgaatgtttattaagtCACATTATAAGTAAATACCTACTCGTGACTCttgaaataattcataaaaaaaaaacaaattatcgaatattaaataaatgttttaaggaAGTAAAAAACGTAGCAAATGTACGtttcgttaataatattaaaccgTTATGACGCTatctaaaaataactgtatacGTCAAACATCTAATCGAGGTCAAGAACGAAACCGAATACTGGACgactaataataaaagtattatacatacatgtagctatgtattattaatagattaagaattaaatacgaaaataatataGGGAATGTTTTAACTACTTATTCATTGAAAAAACGTTGtattgtcaatttattttttattcgaccagcatatctatacttctatactaatatataaagctgaagagtttgtttatgacaggcctgttggtctagtggttagtgaccctgactgctataccggaggtcgtgggttcgattcccgcccaggacaaatgtttgtgtgatgagcatgatcatttgttctggtgtctgggtgtaatttatctataatatgtttgtatttagaaatatataagtaagtttatcagttgtctggttaccataacacaagctctgcttagcttgggatcagataaccgtgtgtgataaaaaaaaaaaaaaaaaaaaaaaaaaaaaaaaaaaaaaaaagaatttgtttgaacgcgctaatctcaggaactactgatccaaattgaaaattctttttgtgttgaatagaccatttatcgaggaagcctttaggctataaaccatcacgctgcgactaataggagcgaagatacaaaggaaaatgtgaaaaaaatagggcaggtataaatcataccttatatcttctatccacggggacgaagtcgcgggcaacagctagtaatttataattctaCTGTACGTTTTTTTTGCTACTGGATTCGTTTTTTCTTAATGCGTTTTGGTGACGTCTTGGTCGGttcaaaatcacaaaacaaaaatgttcaaaaGCCGACTCTAAATCAACGTGTTAAGGTTCATTTACctcaataaataatactttgtttacattttcaGTTCGGCGAAATCAGATGACTTTAAGAATAACTTCTTGAAACTGAAGAGGCTTGTGCTGATCGGCGGCCCAGATGATAACGTTATCACGCCATGGCAGAGCAGGTAAAACAACAACTGTATAACTAGCTTTCATTGCTGTAAAATCATTACCCTTCTGAAAGTTAGTCGggtaaatacaaaagaaataccTGTAGTAATTGTTAATACACTGTATTTTAAGATAGTAGGTACTTTCGAAGAGACTTAGACACAATGACATGTGTTTGTATCGTCATGAGCTTAGATTATATACCTCGTCATGAGTATAGTCAAACACGAAATATCGTCCTCAGCTAGCTCAAAAGACaaagttatgaaataaacaattataataataataaaagttttatgtcCCACTGTTGGACACAGACCTCTTCCCGAATATGGATGGTTTGaatattgatcaccacgctctGGCTCACTGCCGATTTCGATTTGTAATCTTCACCTTCATCGGCCACATTGTCAACAGCAGAATCGGGGAAAAGAGTCACATGACAACCGTTAAACAAAACTTACAacttagccgagtggttgaggtcaccacaaaAAACCCACGGTGCGTGACGTATCGCAGGTTCGACCCCcccgtagaacaagcatttgtttgatccattaatgcttgttctgagcctggtTGTCTGTgcgcttgtgacttgaatgtttgtgaaacccccctcgacacaaggatcaaattccttaatgaggaagtcgttttttttttaataacacactGAATTTTTTACCTACTTTCCAGTCAATTCGGCTACTACGACGCCAACGAGACAGTCATAGAGATGAAAGGCCAGAACATATACCAGGAGGACCGCATCGGGCTGCGCGCGCTCGACCTCAGCGGGCGGCTGCACCTCGTCACTGTGCCCGGCGTCAACCACTTCAGCTGGCACATGAACGTTAG
This sequence is a window from Trichoplusia ni isolate ovarian cell line Hi5 chromosome 15, tn1, whole genome shotgun sequence. Protein-coding genes within it:
- the LOC113501110 gene encoding lysosomal thioesterase PPT2 homolog, producing MALKIVLLALTLFLVPILTYKPVVLIHGVMTGAASMEMIKFRIEEKHPGTIVYNVNRFESWSSLETMWHQVLEIGMDVANISASHPEGINLIGYSQGGLIARGIVETFPNVSVSTFISLSSPQAGQYGAGFLHLVFPGLVKDTVYELFYSRVGQHTSVGNYWNDPYHQTLYETYSVYLPYINNHITSAKSDDFKNNFLKLKRLVLIGGPDDNVITPWQSSQFGYYDANETVIEMKGQNIYQEDRIGLRALDLSGRLHLVTVPGVNHFSWHMNVSVVDDYLLPFLD